One stretch of Segatella copri DNA includes these proteins:
- a CDS encoding alpha/beta hydrolase family protein, with product MKQNIMMALIAASMSLSASAQNNGNQPKADAQNSYQGHFIRSLHDVMQDVSQRWGVRFKYNVDTVGRQLPYADFRIKPYSLEETLTNICKYFDFNWWKQNGNVYKIKPYEYPRRHTEEGEQMLAYLKTLYQNREQFEARKDSVRKEVRRILGIDRYMDSLVHKKPILGKVRRYDGYTVQNICIETLPGEHVFGSIYTPAKKGKHPLIICPDGHFGGGRYRADEQQRLGTLARMGAICVDFDLYGWGQSEAEYGKNSHQTDRAHVIQALNAEVLLDYMWNHRKDVDKTRIGANGGSGGGTHTVLLTVLDDRITAAAPTVNLASHFDGGCPCESGKPIQLAGHGTCNAELMAFFAPKPLLVVSDGGDWTASVPTLEYPYLQYIYNMHSAKEQVTNVHLPKERHDYGINKRQANYDFFIRVFGLDRSKLDESKVKVEKPEVLQSVIR from the coding sequence ATGAAACAGAACATAATGATGGCACTTATCGCGGCAAGCATGTCTTTGTCGGCAAGTGCGCAAAATAACGGAAACCAGCCAAAGGCTGATGCTCAGAACAGTTATCAGGGTCATTTCATCCGTAGTCTTCACGATGTGATGCAGGATGTATCGCAGCGCTGGGGCGTCCGCTTCAAATATAATGTGGATACCGTCGGTAGGCAGTTGCCTTATGCCGATTTCCGCATCAAACCCTATTCGCTGGAGGAAACCCTGACGAATATCTGCAAGTATTTCGACTTCAACTGGTGGAAGCAGAATGGTAATGTATATAAGATCAAGCCGTATGAATATCCCCGTCGCCATACCGAAGAGGGTGAGCAGATGCTTGCTTATCTCAAGACACTCTACCAGAACCGGGAACAGTTTGAAGCACGCAAGGATTCTGTACGCAAGGAGGTGCGCCGCATCCTGGGTATCGACCGTTATATGGATTCCCTGGTTCATAAGAAACCGATTCTAGGAAAGGTGCGCCGATATGACGGGTATACGGTTCAGAATATCTGCATCGAGACCCTGCCTGGTGAGCATGTCTTCGGTTCCATCTATACGCCCGCCAAGAAGGGTAAGCATCCTTTGATTATCTGTCCCGACGGTCATTTCGGTGGTGGCAGATATCGTGCCGATGAGCAGCAGCGCCTCGGAACCTTGGCAAGAATGGGGGCTATCTGTGTAGATTTCGACCTGTATGGCTGGGGACAGAGTGAGGCTGAATATGGCAAGAATTCGCATCAGACCGACCGTGCCCATGTGATTCAGGCTCTGAATGCCGAGGTATTGCTCGATTATATGTGGAACCATCGCAAGGATGTGGATAAGACGCGCATCGGAGCGAATGGCGGCAGTGGCGGCGGTACGCATACAGTCCTGCTGACGGTACTCGATGACCGTATCACGGCAGCAGCCCCAACGGTGAATCTTGCTTCTCATTTTGATGGCGGTTGTCCTTGCGAGAGTGGCAAACCTATCCAGTTGGCGGGGCATGGTACGTGTAATGCCGAGTTGATGGCTTTCTTTGCCCCTAAACCATTGTTGGTTGTGAGCGATGGTGGTGATTGGACAGCCTCTGTTCCAACCCTCGAATATCCGTATCTGCAGTATATATATAATATGCATAGTGCCAAGGAGCAGGTTACCAACGTGCATCTGCCTAAGGAACGTCATGATTATGGCATCAACAAGCGCCAGGCAAACTACGATTTCTTCATCCGTGTCTTCGGTTTGGACCGCAGTAAGTTGGATGAAAGCAAAGTGAAGGTTGAAAAACCGGAAGTTTTGCAATCGGTCATCAGATAA
- a CDS encoding family 78 glycoside hydrolase catalytic domain, whose protein sequence is MKRRKYLLILIGLLGMIQIHAQKSVAFKADNEAPQPQWIGAITDEDAHIPSNRDYVGTGTVNAKGKPDWKATAPLSRQSIWMKKEMKLPADVYKATMKIVGLGFYELSINRQKVTDAVFAPLWSDYDKTVFYNIYDVTALLKKGKNQLSVLLGNGFYNEQGGRYTKMKVSYGPPTLYCSLEIELKNGRTVCIVSDGSWKYSPSSITFNSIYGGEDEDARITSSWKPVVIQKGPRGILRQQMAQPVKMMEYFGVKSRHQLTPQQIAKASNAKHPIPAGTFVLDMGQNLAGFPQIKVSGKVGQQVRLYPSETLTAQGTCNQKQSGSPYYLTYTLSGKGEKSADGKRIETWHPHFTYYGYRYIQVEGAVMKGDENPDGKPVIEDIQSCFVYNSAVKIGNFECSNPMFNRAYQIIDRAIRSNWQAVWTDCPHREKLGWLEQDWLNGEGLVYNYDCRSMIEQTMQNIADAQHANGAVPTTAPEYIYFKGKWLDSFAESPEWGGALVALPFLYLQHYGDDRMVKKYAPQMFRYVDYLQSKDSCRILKQGLGDWYDYGKGRSGFSQNTPMPLVATAHYYQWVKLTQKAAAMSGKTAEANRYAILASEILQAFQKEFLHVEKAASSEKSSSDAVVKDAVEKVYYGSGSQASNAIPLALGMVPSQYRKQVLQHQVDDIHAHHDRLTTGDVGNRYLFQALLRNGYADLWYKMLAHDDVPGYGFQIKKGMTTLTEQWNPEMGASMNHFMMAHINNHFLPDIVGIRIEQGRLIIAPQPMGDLTWAKGSTRLSDGKQIAVAWKKLADGKIEVIVDTDNDIEYEIKIDYDETEHNDGTYRGKHVFVGKCAK, encoded by the coding sequence ATGAAACGAAGAAAATATTTATTGATACTGATAGGACTTTTGGGCATGATACAGATTCATGCTCAAAAGTCTGTTGCTTTTAAGGCGGATAATGAAGCGCCTCAGCCACAATGGATTGGAGCGATAACCGATGAGGATGCGCACATTCCGAGTAACCGAGATTATGTAGGAACGGGAACGGTGAATGCGAAGGGAAAACCAGACTGGAAGGCTACGGCTCCATTGTCAAGACAAAGCATCTGGATGAAGAAAGAAATGAAACTCCCGGCTGATGTCTACAAGGCAACGATGAAGATTGTGGGACTGGGTTTCTATGAGCTCAGCATCAACCGGCAGAAGGTGACGGATGCCGTTTTCGCCCCTCTGTGGAGCGATTACGACAAGACCGTCTTTTATAATATTTACGATGTGACTGCGTTGTTGAAGAAAGGCAAGAACCAACTTTCGGTATTGCTGGGCAACGGATTCTATAATGAGCAGGGTGGAAGATACACCAAGATGAAGGTTTCCTATGGTCCTCCTACGCTCTACTGTTCGCTCGAAATAGAACTGAAGAATGGCAGAACCGTCTGCATTGTCAGCGATGGCTCATGGAAATATTCGCCTAGCAGTATCACCTTCAACAGTATCTATGGTGGTGAGGACGAGGATGCCCGCATCACGTCTTCCTGGAAACCGGTGGTGATACAGAAGGGACCTCGTGGCATTCTGCGCCAGCAGATGGCACAGCCGGTGAAGATGATGGAATACTTCGGTGTGAAGAGCCGTCATCAGCTCACTCCTCAGCAAATCGCCAAGGCTTCCAATGCCAAACATCCTATTCCGGCAGGAACCTTTGTGCTGGATATGGGACAGAATCTCGCCGGTTTCCCACAGATTAAGGTCAGTGGAAAGGTAGGACAGCAGGTACGGCTCTATCCCTCCGAGACCCTGACCGCACAGGGAACCTGCAACCAGAAACAATCGGGCAGTCCTTACTATCTTACTTATACGCTCAGCGGAAAGGGCGAAAAGTCGGCTGACGGCAAGCGCATCGAGACTTGGCATCCGCATTTCACCTATTATGGTTATCGCTATATCCAGGTGGAAGGTGCCGTAATGAAGGGTGATGAGAATCCTGATGGCAAGCCAGTGATAGAGGATATCCAGTCGTGCTTCGTCTATAATTCAGCTGTGAAGATTGGCAACTTCGAATGTTCTAATCCGATGTTTAACCGTGCTTATCAGATTATCGACCGTGCCATCCGAAGCAACTGGCAGGCTGTCTGGACCGACTGTCCTCATCGTGAGAAACTCGGTTGGCTGGAGCAGGATTGGCTCAATGGTGAGGGATTGGTATACAACTACGACTGTCGCTCGATGATAGAGCAGACGATGCAGAATATCGCCGATGCCCAGCATGCCAATGGTGCCGTTCCTACAACCGCTCCTGAGTATATCTACTTCAAGGGCAAGTGGCTCGATTCGTTTGCAGAATCACCAGAGTGGGGCGGTGCCCTGGTAGCGCTTCCATTCCTTTATCTGCAGCATTACGGTGATGACCGGATGGTGAAGAAATATGCACCGCAGATGTTCCGCTATGTGGATTATCTCCAGAGTAAGGACAGTTGCCGTATACTGAAACAGGGTTTGGGTGACTGGTATGATTACGGAAAAGGCCGTTCGGGCTTCTCTCAGAATACCCCGATGCCGCTGGTAGCTACAGCCCATTATTATCAGTGGGTAAAACTGACACAGAAGGCTGCGGCAATGAGCGGAAAGACAGCTGAAGCCAACCGCTATGCCATCCTGGCTTCTGAAATTCTGCAGGCTTTCCAAAAGGAATTTCTGCATGTTGAGAAGGCTGCATCTTCTGAGAAATCTTCTTCGGATGCAGTGGTAAAGGATGCTGTAGAAAAGGTATATTACGGTTCGGGAAGTCAGGCTTCCAATGCCATTCCTTTGGCGCTGGGCATGGTTCCATCCCAGTATCGCAAGCAGGTTCTCCAGCATCAGGTAGATGATATTCATGCGCATCACGACCGGCTGACAACCGGTGATGTGGGCAACCGCTACCTCTTCCAGGCATTGCTCAGAAACGGATATGCCGACCTCTGGTACAAGATGCTGGCGCATGATGATGTGCCGGGCTACGGCTTCCAGATCAAGAAGGGAATGACCACGCTCACCGAACAATGGAATCCGGAGATGGGTGCTTCGATGAACCATTTCATGATGGCGCATATCAACAACCATTTCCTACCGGATATTGTGGGCATCCGCATAGAGCAGGGCAGACTCATCATCGCTCCTCAGCCGATGGGCGACTTGACCTGGGCTAAGGGAAGTACCCGACTCAGCGATGGCAAACAGATTGCCGTGGCTTGGAAGAAATTGGCTGATGGTAAAATAGAGGTAATTGTAGATACCGATAATGATATAGAATACGAAATCAAGATAGATTATGATGAAACAGAACATAATGATGGCACTTATCGCGGCAAGCATGTCTTTGTCGGCAAGTGCGCAAAATAA